The Halonatronomonas betaini genome includes a region encoding these proteins:
- a CDS encoding AzlD domain-containing protein, which produces MSNSYYLVIIIGMSLVTYIPRMFPLVILSDLELTSFWRRFLYYIPPAALSALIFPGILGATDSSIIAVAGGIVAALMAYLKFNLLTIVLSAIVAVFFLQFLI; this is translated from the coding sequence TCATAATAGGTATGTCACTTGTTACATATATTCCAAGGATGTTTCCCCTTGTAATTCTTTCTGACTTAGAATTAACATCCTTCTGGAGGAGGTTTTTGTATTATATACCTCCAGCGGCTTTGAGTGCATTAATTTTTCCTGGAATTCTCGGTGCTACAGATTCAAGCATTATAGCAGTTGCCGGAGGTATTGTAGCAGCTTTAATGGCATATTTAAAATTTAATTTACTAACTATAGTATTATCTGCAATAGTTGCAGTATTTTTTCTCCAGTTTTTAATTTGA
- a CDS encoding ABC transporter permease, protein MKYLFKIALRNLSRNKVRSFISILAIALVVMIVVFTRGLILGTVQSTLQLQFDNQLGHVRILAEEYDTREALLSLEYTVDGIDGQGLELMLSDLQDIEGIEYLLPRLKFGAMASPGDDIIQMAGIGVDPESESRYGGLTADIVEGRMVESGNEIVVGKGLLRKFDAEIGSRVTILFSDAYQSFQGRTFTIVGVRDTGLSMLDDTFFFLPLEMAQNMLYLEDEATEVLVFGSNFQNSRDIASRIENYFTGAGETSYIAQPWQQGDEFMEYFQVAIRIYDGIYVFFILLGSIVLINTMIMIVRERTSEIGMMGALGLKKREIMQVFAMEGAAMGTLGSLIGVIPGGILTYYFSQVGLDYYSHLLEDMDLILTPVIYTVFSLENLVVSFLLGAIISSLTGLWPARNAAKMEPVDALHREI, encoded by the coding sequence ATGAAATATTTATTTAAAATAGCTTTAAGAAATTTAAGTAGAAATAAAGTTAGAAGTTTTATATCGATCCTGGCGATAGCCCTGGTTGTAATGATTGTTGTCTTTACAAGAGGCTTGATATTAGGAACCGTTCAATCGACATTGCAATTACAGTTTGATAATCAATTAGGTCATGTAAGGATTCTTGCTGAAGAATATGATACCAGAGAAGCACTTCTATCTTTAGAATATACAGTAGATGGAATTGATGGCCAGGGCCTGGAGTTAATGTTATCGGATCTTCAGGATATTGAAGGTATTGAATATTTACTCCCAAGATTAAAATTTGGGGCTATGGCTAGTCCTGGCGATGATATAATTCAGATGGCCGGTATTGGTGTAGATCCTGAATCTGAATCAAGATATGGCGGTTTAACAGCTGATATAGTGGAAGGTAGGATGGTTGAGTCAGGAAATGAAATAGTCGTTGGAAAAGGCCTTTTAAGGAAGTTTGATGCCGAAATAGGTAGTAGGGTAACAATATTATTTTCTGATGCCTACCAATCATTTCAAGGGAGAACTTTTACAATTGTAGGGGTTAGAGATACAGGCTTGAGTATGCTTGATGATACATTCTTTTTTCTTCCATTGGAAATGGCTCAGAATATGCTTTATTTAGAAGATGAAGCTACAGAGGTGCTTGTATTTGGAAGTAATTTTCAGAATTCTAGAGATATTGCCAGCAGAATTGAAAATTATTTTACTGGTGCTGGAGAGACCAGTTATATCGCTCAACCCTGGCAACAGGGAGATGAGTTTATGGAATACTTTCAGGTAGCAATTAGAATATATGATGGAATTTATGTCTTCTTTATATTGCTTGGATCAATAGTTCTAATAAATACTATGATTATGATAGTACGGGAAAGAACCTCAGAGATTGGTATGATGGGCGCTTTAGGTCTTAAGAAACGTGAAATAATGCAAGTTTTTGCTATGGAAGGTGCTGCAATGGGAACCTTAGGAAGTCTGATTGGAGTTATTCCAGGAGGTATTTTAACCTATTATTTTTCTCAGGTTGGTCTTGATTATTACAGTCACTTACTTGAAGATATGGATTTAATCTTAACACCAGTTATCTATACAGTCTTTAGTCTGGAAAATTTAGTGGTAAGTTTTCTATTAGGAGCAATTATCTCCAGCCTAACAGGGTTATGGCCGGCTAGAAACGCAGCAAAGATGGAGCCTGTAGATGCCCTTCATAGAGAAATTTAA
- a CDS encoding ABC transporter permease — MYLIKIAWRNLWRRKRRTFVTAGVLALAVFIFLLMDSLMGGMGDISYNNIIDFESAHLEIGLEEYFEAEEDTNRLRQAFPVEDSLINNIEGIDGYQSHVQALDFQANISSGRDEFPLRVRAVEPDRYSQVFNTEEYITDGQFINPGDEGLVIGDRLSRLLEIGVGDYFTLLFRDTTGSFNTIDGEIQGIVSTPHPDMNLGVVLYDINQARQWTGVEENASTRIFVRLDDRERATGIFSDLTNRLQGGLTARSWEDSAEMMLAMEAVGQIENYVILGLILLIGAVGIVNVIILSALERVEEIGMMKAMGLKEKEIVKIFSYEATGIGLIGSSLGCLIAGIVNYFFTSYGVAMDAIITEDTTYGIPILGRLYGSWNPNAFLFIFIFGIIVAMIASIPPAYWAARKDPIKAIYHR, encoded by the coding sequence ATGTATTTAATTAAAATAGCCTGGAGAAATCTCTGGCGCAGAAAACGCAGAACCTTTGTCACTGCTGGAGTATTAGCCCTCGCTGTCTTTATCTTTTTATTAATGGACTCCTTAATGGGAGGTATGGGCGATATCTCATATAATAATATAATAGATTTTGAATCTGCCCATTTAGAAATTGGTCTAGAGGAATACTTTGAAGCTGAAGAAGATACAAATCGTCTCCGTCAAGCTTTTCCTGTAGAAGATAGCTTAATAAATAATATCGAAGGAATTGATGGTTATCAAAGCCATGTGCAGGCTCTAGATTTTCAGGCTAATATAAGTTCTGGCAGAGATGAATTTCCTCTCAGAGTAAGAGCAGTTGAGCCTGATAGATATAGTCAGGTCTTTAATACTGAGGAATATATAACTGATGGCCAGTTTATTAACCCAGGCGATGAAGGGCTGGTTATTGGAGATAGATTATCGAGGTTATTGGAAATTGGTGTTGGAGATTATTTTACTCTTTTATTTAGAGATACTACTGGAAGTTTTAATACAATAGATGGCGAAATTCAGGGAATAGTCAGTACACCTCACCCTGACATGAATCTTGGAGTTGTTCTTTATGATATAAATCAGGCCAGGCAGTGGACCGGTGTTGAAGAAAATGCAAGTACTAGAATTTTTGTTAGATTAGATGACCGAGAGAGAGCTACAGGTATTTTTTCAGATTTGACAAATCGATTACAAGGTGGACTAACAGCTAGAAGTTGGGAAGATTCTGCTGAAATGATGCTAGCAATGGAGGCAGTTGGTCAAATAGAAAACTATGTTATTTTAGGTTTAATTCTCTTAATTGGTGCAGTTGGTATTGTTAATGTAATAATTCTCTCTGCTTTAGAGCGAGTAGAAGAAATTGGTATGATGAAAGCCATGGGTTTAAAGGAAAAAGAAATAGTAAAGATTTTTTCTTATGAAGCAACTGGAATTGGTTTGATTGGCAGCAGTCTTGGATGCCTTATTGCAGGAATAGTTAATTATTTCTTCACCAGCTATGGAGTAGCTATGGATGCAATAATCACTGAAGATACAACTTATGGAATACCTATATTGGGCAGATTATATGGCAGTTGGAATCCCAACGCTTTCTTATTTATCTTTATTTTTGGAATAATAGTAGCTATGATTGCAAGCATTCCACCGGCATATTGGGCCGCCAGGAAAGATCCAATCAAAGCAATCTATCATCGTTAG
- a CDS encoding S8 family serine peptidase — MVKKNKIYMILVLLWAVTFVMSGCSSTNSPIVDNSPVSEFNVLVHEPGANFEEDLNYFKLADTEVSLAGKTTNTDESGVARFNNIKSGSQTLTISKAGYEDFSQNIDVTENALPAKINIIQVNSAKLQPNIREFNLANPENINTSIEWNGSNNVEGLYRILSDDGFDTKNLLDSNLTTFNKANSTLIIDKQYFLNYEKGDKVEIFISFDQGSDSLLTINIVENEIEEDAKINPSKFDFNIDDQKDIETIITWNKAGEVDYIESEIDDDYYDVDIKNDYILNEETNSLVITADEIMSNNPKVGHVLKYTIHFDVGDPAELFVTIIGDGQEADNGDDEDEEDDDNQNGDDDEDTEEPEEPGDGDITITGTFDFQHNLPESIVTGSSVSSENEEIWQANILTKNEKNELIIRFRAGLSESEANEKVKKHGYEPIDYMPELNAMLVKLPDKNIASEEVNLFSNDPEVLSISENSQLEILDYRNPNDTYYDRQWGNPVMRLPQTWRDNTGSSRVRIAILDTGIDHTHPDLLDNLNVTESYNAVNNNDDAMDYHSHGTHVAGIVGAVGNNARGVAGVMWDVEMLPVKVMGDDGSGSSWDVARGILYSAGLMQNRPIKPVDVINMSLGSSNYNSTIHDAIKKAHNEGVLIVAAAGNSGRRGVSYPARYDEVIAVGALELRSNEIMLAHYSSYGPEIDVVAPGSQILSTIPNSSLQYKSGTSMAAPQVAGLAGLMIADRIPHSRVRDILRDTAIDMSDEGFNEEYGHGLVNSYWATNEALQVNVMVGTRNGSRFDSVAQTTVSITDNQFKIEDVPAGEYEVITWLDVRSNNTIENGDYYSSTGTINLNNNPYDFDFTLKEYNQN; from the coding sequence ATGGTTAAAAAAAATAAAATATATATGATTTTAGTTTTATTATGGGCAGTCACTTTTGTTATGTCCGGATGTTCAAGTACTAATTCACCTATCGTCGATAATTCTCCCGTCAGTGAATTTAATGTTCTAGTTCATGAGCCTGGAGCTAATTTTGAAGAAGATTTGAATTATTTTAAACTTGCAGATACTGAAGTAAGCCTGGCAGGTAAAACAACTAATACTGATGAAAGTGGAGTCGCAAGATTTAATAATATAAAAAGCGGAAGCCAAACATTAACTATAAGTAAAGCCGGTTATGAAGATTTTTCTCAAAATATTGATGTTACTGAAAACGCACTTCCTGCTAAAATAAATATTATTCAAGTAAATAGTGCAAAATTACAACCTAATATTAGAGAATTCAATCTAGCTAATCCTGAAAATATTAATACCAGTATTGAATGGAACGGCTCTAATAACGTCGAAGGTTTATACAGAATTTTAAGTGATGATGGCTTTGATACAAAAAATCTTCTTGATAGTAATTTAACAACTTTTAATAAGGCAAACAGTACTTTAATAATTGACAAACAATACTTCCTTAATTACGAAAAAGGAGATAAAGTAGAAATATTTATTAGCTTTGATCAAGGCAGCGATTCATTACTTACTATAAATATTGTGGAAAATGAAATTGAAGAAGATGCTAAGATTAATCCATCAAAATTTGATTTTAATATTGATGACCAGAAAGATATTGAAACAATAATTACTTGGAATAAAGCAGGTGAAGTTGATTATATTGAATCAGAAATTGATGATGACTACTATGACGTTGATATTAAAAACGACTATATCTTAAATGAAGAAACAAATTCTTTAGTTATTACTGCTGACGAAATTATGAGCAACAACCCTAAAGTCGGTCATGTTCTTAAGTACACTATACATTTTGATGTCGGAGATCCTGCTGAGTTATTTGTTACTATAATAGGAGACGGACAAGAAGCCGATAACGGAGATGATGAGGATGAAGAAGATGACGATAACCAGAATGGCGACGATGACGAAGATACAGAGGAGCCTGAGGAGCCTGGAGATGGCGATATAACTATTACTGGTACTTTTGATTTTCAGCATAATTTACCAGAATCAATCGTTACAGGCAGTTCAGTAAGTTCTGAAAATGAAGAAATTTGGCAGGCTAATATTCTAACAAAAAACGAAAAAAACGAATTAATTATTAGATTTAGAGCTGGCTTATCTGAATCTGAAGCTAATGAGAAAGTTAAAAAGCATGGCTACGAGCCTATTGATTATATGCCAGAATTAAATGCTATGCTTGTAAAATTGCCTGATAAGAATATAGCTTCAGAGGAAGTAAATCTCTTCAGTAACGACCCTGAAGTTCTTTCAATATCTGAGAATAGTCAGTTAGAAATTTTAGACTACAGAAATCCAAACGATACTTATTACGATAGACAATGGGGCAATCCAGTTATGAGATTGCCTCAGACCTGGAGAGATAATACTGGCAGCAGTAGAGTAAGAATCGCTATTCTCGATACCGGTATTGATCATACACATCCTGATCTCTTGGATAATCTAAATGTCACTGAAAGTTATAATGCTGTTAACAATAATGACGATGCAATGGATTACCATAGTCATGGAACTCATGTTGCTGGAATAGTAGGTGCTGTAGGAAATAATGCAAGAGGCGTTGCTGGAGTTATGTGGGATGTAGAAATGTTACCTGTTAAAGTTATGGGCGATGATGGTTCTGGTTCTTCCTGGGATGTAGCAAGAGGCATCTTATATTCAGCAGGTTTAATGCAAAATAGACCTATAAAACCTGTTGATGTAATTAATATGTCTTTAGGAAGTTCAAATTATAATAGTACTATTCATGATGCTATAAAGAAAGCCCATAATGAAGGGGTACTCATTGTCGCTGCAGCAGGTAATTCAGGAAGAAGAGGCGTTAGTTATCCTGCCAGATATGATGAAGTAATAGCAGTTGGTGCACTTGAATTAAGGTCCAACGAAATAATGTTGGCTCATTATTCCAGTTATGGCCCTGAGATTGATGTTGTAGCTCCCGGGTCACAGATTCTCAGCACAATACCTAACAGTTCTTTACAATACAAATCAGGTACTTCAATGGCCGCCCCTCAGGTAGCTGGTCTGGCTGGATTAATGATAGCTGATAGAATACCTCATTCCAGAGTTAGAGATATATTAAGAGATACAGCTATAGATATGAGCGATGAAGGTTTTAATGAAGAATATGGCCATGGCCTGGTAAATTCTTACTGGGCAACAAATGAAGCTCTTCAAGTTAATGTTATGGTTGGAACCAGAAATGGCAGTCGATTTGATTCTGTAGCCCAAACCACTGTTTCAATCACTGACAATCAATTCAAAATTGAAGATGTTCCTGCTGGTGAATATGAAGTTATCACCTGGCTCGATGTCAGAAGTAATAACACTATAGAAAATGGAGACTATTATAGCTCCACTGGCACTATTAATCTAAATAATAACCCATATGACTTTGACTTTACTCTAAAAGAATACAATCAAAACTAA
- a CDS encoding AfsR/SARP family transcriptional regulator, which translates to MEGDPNLKVYTLGEFVVKKDNNILTDETNYSNKLWELFQYFLSHPNKIQPMETIIDDLNFDLEMLDAKNALENRVYRLRKLLSKGEEYKSGKYIIFKHGGYSLNWQGNYWCDMLEFKNKCRKGEDKAVNGDKEAALSEYLPALDLYKGDYLNNGTNKHWVIPSRIQYKQIYLDSLNRASHILEEFEEYNKIETLCREAIQHEPFEERPHYLLLTSLIKQGYKREAKIHYEFVKSLFADQVSEPFPELYKKINGNSGKSISTNDQLNDYKAVSNIYEIDSIKEKLSLSGKISDKKFISADICCDFADFLVKNQQRYNGSLYMASIALDLSQSDIDENKKDYYIDKLKNAILKSLRSSDVICKWTDQQFVVFFPSIQEDTVREILGRLKNYYYIQRETTGTALNTNYRKL; encoded by the coding sequence ATGGAGGGAGACCCTAATTTAAAAGTTTATACCCTGGGAGAATTTGTAGTTAAAAAAGATAATAATATTCTAACAGATGAGACGAATTACTCCAATAAGCTCTGGGAATTATTCCAGTATTTTTTAAGTCATCCAAATAAAATTCAGCCAATGGAGACGATCATTGATGATCTCAATTTCGATCTGGAAATGCTAGATGCCAAAAATGCACTGGAAAACAGAGTTTACAGGCTTAGAAAACTGCTTTCAAAAGGAGAAGAATATAAGTCGGGGAAATATATTATTTTCAAGCATGGCGGCTATTCATTAAACTGGCAAGGTAATTATTGGTGTGATATGCTTGAATTTAAAAATAAATGTCGCAAAGGAGAAGATAAGGCGGTAAACGGTGATAAAGAAGCTGCTTTAAGCGAATATTTGCCGGCCTTAGATCTTTATAAAGGAGACTATTTAAATAATGGAACAAATAAACACTGGGTAATACCTTCAAGAATCCAATATAAACAAATCTATCTTGATTCATTAAATAGGGCTTCTCATATATTAGAAGAATTCGAGGAGTATAATAAGATTGAAACTCTTTGCCGGGAGGCTATTCAACATGAACCATTTGAAGAACGCCCCCATTATCTTTTGCTGACATCTTTAATTAAACAGGGCTATAAACGGGAAGCCAAAATCCATTATGAGTTCGTGAAATCACTATTTGCAGACCAGGTTTCAGAACCATTTCCAGAACTTTATAAGAAAATAAATGGTAATTCAGGAAAGTCCATTAGCACTAATGATCAGCTTAATGACTATAAAGCAGTTAGTAATATATATGAGATAGATAGTATTAAAGAAAAACTAAGTCTATCTGGCAAAATATCAGATAAGAAATTTATTTCTGCTGATATCTGTTGTGATTTTGCTGATTTTTTAGTTAAAAATCAGCAAAGATATAATGGTAGTCTTTATATGGCCTCTATTGCACTTGATCTTTCTCAGAGTGATATCGATGAAAATAAAAAAGATTATTATATAGATAAACTAAAAAATGCAATTTTGAAAAGTCTAAGAAGCAGTGATGTAATCTGTAAGTGGACAGATCAGCAGTTTGTAGTTTTTTTCCCATCAATTCAGGAAGATACAGTTAGAGAGATACTTGGAAGACTTAAAAATTATTATTATATACAAAGGGAAACTACTGGAACAGCTTTAAATACTAATTATAGAAAACTTTAA
- a CDS encoding S8 family peptidase produces the protein MKKNTKLFALAALLFSFIFIISACSSSSSLSEEIDSTNKPEGTYIEGIISINHDFSSSTTTTETSSVSSLSNSSGINNVNTESQSENEMIIHLNSGLSKSEAIDKVEEMGYRALDFMPELDAILVEVPDNGARVSAMSSAESSSDIRSSQPNHIFTTQDYVIPNDDNFSRQWAASAIKLPQAWRQTTGSDRVRVAVLDTGIDYNHPELADFIDKDSSYNFIDNNSDAMDYNNHGTHVAGIISAKGDNGNGTAGVMWESELMAVKVLGDDGNGSEWSLAQGILYAAGLLDNQPRQTADIINLSLGMSDPNHVPKTLERAIERAAAEGIIIVAASGNNGSRGVIYPAAFPEVIAVGALEENGSDMPGVASYSNYGPEIDVTAPGSLIYSTLVDDKFGYMSGTSMAAPHVSGLAGLMLSEGIRARDVRSLLQDTAIKLGNDDYSESYGYGMINSYKSVYQANKINIILGNENGDGYDIISKTKVDLNQSKFIIEDVPSGEYEVIAWIDIRDNGKLENGDYFASTGKVNIESDDYLFEFVLEEYYK, from the coding sequence ATACTAAATTATTTGCGCTTGCAGCCTTATTGTTTAGTTTTATATTTATAATATCTGCCTGTTCAAGTTCTTCCTCTCTTTCAGAGGAAATTGATTCGACAAATAAACCTGAAGGCACCTATATTGAAGGCATTATAAGTATTAACCATGATTTCTCAAGCTCAACAACGACAACTGAAACTTCTTCTGTTTCTTCATTGAGTAATTCTTCAGGTATAAATAATGTAAATACTGAAAGTCAGTCTGAAAATGAAATGATAATCCATTTAAATAGTGGATTAAGTAAAAGCGAAGCTATTGATAAAGTCGAAGAGATGGGATACCGAGCTCTTGATTTTATGCCAGAGCTGGATGCAATCCTGGTTGAAGTTCCTGACAATGGTGCTCGTGTTTCAGCAATGAGTTCAGCTGAAAGTTCTTCTGATATTAGGTCAAGCCAGCCCAACCATATTTTTACCACCCAGGATTACGTAATCCCTAATGATGATAATTTTTCCAGACAATGGGCAGCTTCAGCGATTAAACTTCCTCAGGCCTGGAGACAGACAACAGGTTCAGACAGGGTTAGAGTTGCTGTACTTGATACTGGCATAGATTATAACCACCCTGAACTGGCTGATTTTATAGATAAAGATTCGAGTTATAATTTTATTGATAATAATTCAGATGCTATGGATTATAATAATCATGGTACACATGTTGCTGGAATAATTAGTGCTAAAGGAGATAATGGCAATGGTACCGCCGGAGTAATGTGGGAATCAGAATTAATGGCTGTAAAGGTACTAGGTGATGATGGAAATGGCTCTGAATGGTCTCTAGCCCAGGGAATTCTTTATGCTGCCGGTCTTTTAGATAATCAACCAAGGCAGACTGCTGATATTATAAATTTATCTTTAGGTATGAGTGATCCTAATCATGTCCCTAAAACTCTAGAAAGGGCTATTGAAAGAGCTGCTGCTGAAGGCATAATAATTGTCGCTGCTTCTGGAAATAATGGCTCCAGAGGAGTTATTTATCCTGCTGCATTCCCAGAGGTTATTGCTGTAGGAGCCCTTGAAGAAAATGGCTCAGATATGCCTGGGGTTGCAAGTTATTCCAATTATGGACCTGAGATAGATGTAACTGCTCCTGGATCATTGATTTATAGTACTCTAGTAGATGATAAGTTTGGCTATATGTCTGGCACTTCGATGGCTGCACCCCATGTATCTGGTCTTGCTGGCTTAATGCTAAGCGAAGGTATTAGAGCTAGAGATGTTAGATCATTACTACAGGATACAGCAATTAAACTTGGAAACGATGATTATAGTGAATCATACGGTTACGGTATGATAAATTCATATAAATCTGTTTATCAGGCTAATAAAATTAATATTATCCTGGGAAATGAAAATGGCGATGGATATGATATAATTAGCAAAACTAAAGTTGATCTTAATCAGTCTAAATTTATAATAGAAGATGTTCCTTCAGGTGAATATGAAGTAATCGCCTGGATTGATATTAGAGATAATGGCAAATTAGAGAATGGCGATTATTTTGCCTCTACTGGTAAAGTAAATATTGAAAGTGATGATTATCTTTTTGAGTTTGTTTTAGAGGAGTATTACAAATAA
- a CDS encoding ABC transporter ATP-binding protein, which translates to MALIKLEKASKIYQQGEIEVPALKEVDLEFETGEFSTVFGPSGSGKTTLLNLIGALDKPTSGLVRFDGNNIVESDKNQLAMLRRNHIGFIFQSYNLIPVLTAYENVEFALKIARGSEGKKTKEKVMNILAKVGLDELEDRKPNELSGGQKQRVAIARALVKEPKLVLADEPTANLDSETATGVLETMLEMNRELETTFIFSTHDPMVMDYALRLIEIRDGRISKDERRD; encoded by the coding sequence ATGGCGTTAATAAAGTTAGAAAAAGCCAGTAAAATTTATCAACAGGGAGAAATTGAAGTACCGGCATTAAAAGAGGTTGATCTTGAATTTGAAACTGGAGAGTTTTCAACTGTCTTTGGACCATCCGGTTCCGGAAAAACAACACTTTTAAATTTAATTGGGGCATTAGATAAACCAACAAGTGGATTAGTACGTTTTGACGGTAATAATATTGTAGAATCAGATAAAAATCAGTTAGCTATGCTCCGGAGAAACCATATTGGTTTTATTTTTCAAAGTTATAACTTAATACCGGTATTAACAGCTTATGAGAATGTTGAATTTGCGCTTAAAATAGCTAGAGGTAGTGAAGGTAAGAAGACTAAAGAAAAAGTGATGAATATCCTGGCAAAGGTAGGGCTTGATGAACTTGAAGATAGAAAGCCAAATGAACTTTCTGGTGGTCAGAAACAGCGGGTTGCGATTGCCAGAGCTTTAGTGAAAGAACCTAAGCTGGTTCTAGCCGATGAGCCGACAGCTAATCTTGATTCTGAAACAGCTACCGGTGTTTTAGAAACCATGCTTGAAATGAATAGAGAGTTAGAGACAACATTTATTTTTTCCACCCATGATCCAATGGTTATGGATTATGCTCTCCGCTTAATTGAGATTCGTGATGGCAGAATATCGAAGGATGAGAGGAGAGATTAG